The Misgurnus anguillicaudatus chromosome 15, ASM2758022v2, whole genome shotgun sequence genome has a window encoding:
- the LOC129418870 gene encoding G2/mitotic-specific cyclin-B1 isoform X2 yields MSPRVTRANSKYVRLNEKASAVPYFLRSKVPLGDASNLIGLNKAVDILPKKEKTARLKKERTKAKDAGLKAPSTKNENVSVVCETVKPVAHTTDKGDVTLGTERKGAAPQAFSSLLLDIQDVDSGDTGDAQMCSEYVRDIYNYLQQLEVAMAIRQRYLEGQEITGSMRAVALDWLMRVQREFKLREETFFMTVNIVDGFLQNNPVPKRYFQLLCVTAMLIASKYEEIYSPTVGDFAFVTDGTYTCADIRKMERKVLKKLNYSLGKPIAPHFLHRACKVGQASPKEQELAMFLMELAVLDYDLVHVAPSLIAAAAFASSLRILGSGEWSSILQHYTGYKEETLAPVMQGIVRMLEKVTEECKLQEMKSRYAKVSTSVCGAGAKGVSCENMAQLLR; encoded by the exons atgTCACCCCGTGTTACAAGA GCAAACTCAAAATATGTGCGGTTAAACGAGAAAGCCTCTGCAGTGCCTTATTTCCTCCGATCCAAGGTACCCTTGGGAGATGCATCTAATCTGATCGGCCTCAATAAAGCCGTTGATATATTACCAAAG AAAGAGAAGACTGCACGCTTGAAGAAAGAGCGCACAAAAGCCAAGGATGCAGGACTCAAAGCTCCTTCAACCAAAAATGAGAACGTCTCTGTGGTGTGTGAAACAGTCAAG CCAGTTGCACACACGACTGACAAGGGTGACGTTACTCTGGGTACAGAGCGAAAAGGTGCTGCACCTCAAGCTTTCTCCAGTTTGTTGCTTGACATCCAGGATGTGGACTCTGGTGATACAGGTGATGCTCAGATGTGCAGTGAATATGTGCGGGATATCTACAACTATCTACAACAGCTTGAG GTTGCTATGGCCATTAGACAGCGTTACCTAGAAGGCCAAGAGATTACCGGTTCAATGCGTGCTGTCGCTCTTGACTGGCTCATGCGGGTGCAGAGAGAATTTAAGCTGCGGGAAGAGACCTTTTTTATGACCGTCAACATTGTTGACGGTTTCCTTCAG AACAACCCTGTTCCCAAGAGATACTTCCAGTTGCTCTGTGTGACTGCAATGCTGATTGCTTCAAAGTATGAAGAGATATACTCACCCACAGTGGGAGACTTTGCGTTCGTGACAGATGGTACCTACACCTGTGCAGACATCCGCAAAATggagagaaaagttttaaagaAGTTAAATTACAGCCTTGGGAAGCCAATCGCACCTCACTTTCTACACCGGGCCTGCAAAGTTGGCCAG GCTAGTCCAAAGGAGCAGGAGTTGGCAATGTTTCTTATGGAGCTTGCAGTGCTAGATTATGACCTGGTTCACGTAGCTCCATCTCTCATCGCGGCCGCTGCGTTTGCATCTTCTCTGAGAATCCTTGGCTCCGGGGAGTGG AGCTCCATCCTGCAGCATTACACTGGCTACAAGGAGGAAACTTTAGCTCCCGTGATGCAGGGTATTGTACGCATGCTGGAAAAAGTTACAGAGGAATGCAAG TTACAGGAAATGAAAAGCAGGTATGCTAAAGTGTCTACAAGTGTCTGTGGAGCTGGTGCCAAGGGTGTCTCCTGTGAGAATATGGCACAACTTCTCCGATAA
- the LOC129418870 gene encoding G2/mitotic-specific cyclin-B1 isoform X3: MSPRVTRANSKYVRLNEKASAVPYFLRSKVPLGDASNLIGLNKAVDILPKKEKTARLKKERTKAKDAGLKAPSTKNENVSVVCETVKQPVAHTTDKGDVTLGTERKGAAPQAFSSLLLDIQDVDSGDTGDAQMCSEYVRDIYNYLQQLEVAMAIRQRYLEGQEITGSMRAVALDWLMRVQREFKLREETFFMTVNIVDGFLQNNPVPKRYFQLLCVTAMLIASKYEEIYSPTVGDFAFVTDGTYTCADIRKMERKVLKKLNYSLGKPIAPHFLHRACKVGQASPKEQELAMFLMELAVLDYDLVHVAPSLIAAAAFASSLRILGSGEWSSILQHYTGYKEETLAPVMQGIVRMLEKVTEECKVC, encoded by the exons atgTCACCCCGTGTTACAAGA GCAAACTCAAAATATGTGCGGTTAAACGAGAAAGCCTCTGCAGTGCCTTATTTCCTCCGATCCAAGGTACCCTTGGGAGATGCATCTAATCTGATCGGCCTCAATAAAGCCGTTGATATATTACCAAAG AAAGAGAAGACTGCACGCTTGAAGAAAGAGCGCACAAAAGCCAAGGATGCAGGACTCAAAGCTCCTTCAACCAAAAATGAGAACGTCTCTGTGGTGTGTGAAACAGTCAAG CAGCCAGTTGCACACACGACTGACAAGGGTGACGTTACTCTGGGTACAGAGCGAAAAGGTGCTGCACCTCAAGCTTTCTCCAGTTTGTTGCTTGACATCCAGGATGTGGACTCTGGTGATACAGGTGATGCTCAGATGTGCAGTGAATATGTGCGGGATATCTACAACTATCTACAACAGCTTGAG GTTGCTATGGCCATTAGACAGCGTTACCTAGAAGGCCAAGAGATTACCGGTTCAATGCGTGCTGTCGCTCTTGACTGGCTCATGCGGGTGCAGAGAGAATTTAAGCTGCGGGAAGAGACCTTTTTTATGACCGTCAACATTGTTGACGGTTTCCTTCAG AACAACCCTGTTCCCAAGAGATACTTCCAGTTGCTCTGTGTGACTGCAATGCTGATTGCTTCAAAGTATGAAGAGATATACTCACCCACAGTGGGAGACTTTGCGTTCGTGACAGATGGTACCTACACCTGTGCAGACATCCGCAAAATggagagaaaagttttaaagaAGTTAAATTACAGCCTTGGGAAGCCAATCGCACCTCACTTTCTACACCGGGCCTGCAAAGTTGGCCAG GCTAGTCCAAAGGAGCAGGAGTTGGCAATGTTTCTTATGGAGCTTGCAGTGCTAGATTATGACCTGGTTCACGTAGCTCCATCTCTCATCGCGGCCGCTGCGTTTGCATCTTCTCTGAGAATCCTTGGCTCCGGGGAGTGG AGCTCCATCCTGCAGCATTACACTGGCTACAAGGAGGAAACTTTAGCTCCCGTGATGCAGGGTATTGTACGCATGCTGGAAAAAGTTACAGAGGAATGCAAG GTATGCTAA
- the LOC129418870 gene encoding G2/mitotic-specific cyclin-B1 isoform X1, whose protein sequence is MSPRVTRANSKYVRLNEKASAVPYFLRSKVPLGDASNLIGLNKAVDILPKKEKTARLKKERTKAKDAGLKAPSTKNENVSVVCETVKQPVAHTTDKGDVTLGTERKGAAPQAFSSLLLDIQDVDSGDTGDAQMCSEYVRDIYNYLQQLEVAMAIRQRYLEGQEITGSMRAVALDWLMRVQREFKLREETFFMTVNIVDGFLQNNPVPKRYFQLLCVTAMLIASKYEEIYSPTVGDFAFVTDGTYTCADIRKMERKVLKKLNYSLGKPIAPHFLHRACKVGQASPKEQELAMFLMELAVLDYDLVHVAPSLIAAAAFASSLRILGSGEWSSILQHYTGYKEETLAPVMQGIVRMLEKVTEECKLQEMKSRYAKVSTSVCGAGAKGVSCENMAQLLR, encoded by the exons atgTCACCCCGTGTTACAAGA GCAAACTCAAAATATGTGCGGTTAAACGAGAAAGCCTCTGCAGTGCCTTATTTCCTCCGATCCAAGGTACCCTTGGGAGATGCATCTAATCTGATCGGCCTCAATAAAGCCGTTGATATATTACCAAAG AAAGAGAAGACTGCACGCTTGAAGAAAGAGCGCACAAAAGCCAAGGATGCAGGACTCAAAGCTCCTTCAACCAAAAATGAGAACGTCTCTGTGGTGTGTGAAACAGTCAAG CAGCCAGTTGCACACACGACTGACAAGGGTGACGTTACTCTGGGTACAGAGCGAAAAGGTGCTGCACCTCAAGCTTTCTCCAGTTTGTTGCTTGACATCCAGGATGTGGACTCTGGTGATACAGGTGATGCTCAGATGTGCAGTGAATATGTGCGGGATATCTACAACTATCTACAACAGCTTGAG GTTGCTATGGCCATTAGACAGCGTTACCTAGAAGGCCAAGAGATTACCGGTTCAATGCGTGCTGTCGCTCTTGACTGGCTCATGCGGGTGCAGAGAGAATTTAAGCTGCGGGAAGAGACCTTTTTTATGACCGTCAACATTGTTGACGGTTTCCTTCAG AACAACCCTGTTCCCAAGAGATACTTCCAGTTGCTCTGTGTGACTGCAATGCTGATTGCTTCAAAGTATGAAGAGATATACTCACCCACAGTGGGAGACTTTGCGTTCGTGACAGATGGTACCTACACCTGTGCAGACATCCGCAAAATggagagaaaagttttaaagaAGTTAAATTACAGCCTTGGGAAGCCAATCGCACCTCACTTTCTACACCGGGCCTGCAAAGTTGGCCAG GCTAGTCCAAAGGAGCAGGAGTTGGCAATGTTTCTTATGGAGCTTGCAGTGCTAGATTATGACCTGGTTCACGTAGCTCCATCTCTCATCGCGGCCGCTGCGTTTGCATCTTCTCTGAGAATCCTTGGCTCCGGGGAGTGG AGCTCCATCCTGCAGCATTACACTGGCTACAAGGAGGAAACTTTAGCTCCCGTGATGCAGGGTATTGTACGCATGCTGGAAAAAGTTACAGAGGAATGCAAG TTACAGGAAATGAAAAGCAGGTATGCTAAAGTGTCTACAAGTGTCTGTGGAGCTGGTGCCAAGGGTGTCTCCTGTGAGAATATGGCACAACTTCTCCGATAA